aagggaaggtgagacaagttatactacacacaacactctcttaagcaatatAGGACAATCTAAGGAACAACATTtaagtactgtatctaagtcTTGTCCTTATAGTATTACATAAatgatttataaatttgaattatttttatttacacaaaaaaattactcataaaagtaaaatcattcaaactcactcttcttctaattttatatatagggttatatatatgattagattttttatggtttatttatattgaacttctagttttctacataaaattaacttacttggtacaaaaatttaaaaacttaaatggaacacgtggcgcaaaatttgactttatatatatatatatatacacactgaAAATTGCATAAGAATTGAAGTTGAGAGAACCTATAGCTCAAAccataaatgaaaatgaaaagttgGGAGGAAAGGACAAAAATAGTAGCGTCTTGTAGCCATTTCTTGGTATGGATTCATTTTAATCTGTGTGAGTTTATAGAACTTCTTTTTCAATCCAGTAGTCTCATATTAGATTTTGTGATGAAACAGGATTTGGGGTCTAGGATGCAACTTTTGGTCATATAATCTCAATTATGCTTCATCAGTGAACAACACATTGAAAACCACAGACAATttaaaaaagaatggaaataaGTGAGGTAGCAGTTATGTGATACGCCTACAGCTAGTTCAAAACTCACTATATGGGTCTCCTGTTGGACTTTAGAAAAGCTTAAGatcatcaaaatatttttggataacATATGAAGGGCTATGGGTAAATGGTGTGGGGAAATTTATATAGCAAATGTCAAATATGAATAACTATGTAGCGAGCTTTAGGACTTGTCAAATATTTCATTAGACCtgataaattagatttttaatttgGAGTAAACACGGGTTGACCCAACCCAACTTGATGgcttttttaaaacttttttttaaggataatgGGATATGTAGCGCTATGGGTAAATGGTCTGGGAAAATATATATGGCAAATAGCAAATTTCAAATATGAATATTTCTAACGCTAGATCTACTATTAACATTGAATGGATTGGAGTGCAATTCATATTAATATACATTTATTCTTCTTTACATAATatgttatgttttatttttaaagttttatttttttagttatctTTCTAggtaatataaatttattattactttacAGTTTACACACAATAGAAACAGATGCACTTAAGACGGATTCTTTACCTAATATTtagtgtttctttttcttttcttttcttttatgatGATAATGTGAACTTTGAAAATATCTGTATATTTAACttctatttttgagaattttgttatttttggcGTTTAgtcttatttctatttttatttattttacatgtgAAAAAATTCAAGTTACCCATAACCCACCCTGACTAATAGCGTTTGCTAGGTCTGCATTTCATAGTTACCGTGTAAAAAGTGCCACATACCGTATGTTGTTCCCTTAATTAAAAAGACCTAGACTTCAATTCTATCCTGTAGAAGCAAAACGACACgttttttagcaaaaagaatAGAATCGTGTcctctttcaaatttttaataagtaaattcTTACTTGCCAGACCATCTAGAAGTCAAATATAACAACCAACACGCGTTTTTTGACTGAAAGAAAAATATACCTTGTTAAGTAACCTTAAACAGGAAGTACTCAACCCATAATTCACTCCATCACATACATTGTCCAAACCTATATATGGCAGACATGTCTCCCCACAAtttccacaccaaaaaaaaaaaaaaaaaaattccttttcattttaaattccTGTCACAAAAGGGAACTATAACacaaagagacaaaaaaaacaCTCTTCATAGTTCACTGTTTCCAAGAGAATTAGAAAATGGCGCAGAAAACAAACCAACAAGTGAACCCTTTGGGACCAGAAAGTAAGGAGCCTAGAAGTGATGAAGAGTCTGGCTCTAAAACATCTGCAGAGGAGCTCAAGCGAAAGAAAAGGATCAAATTGGCCATATATATTGCTGCTTTTGCTGTGTTCCAAACCATAGTCATCTTGGTTTTTGCACTCATTGTAATGCGTGTTAAGACTCCAAAAGTCAGGTTGGGCAATGATGTTACATTCCACAACGTGACCACTGGCAACTCAACATCACCTTCCTTTGATATAAACTTCACAACCCAATTGAGGGTTAAGAATGCAAACTTTGGTCCTTATAAATATGATAGCACCATTGCCACATTCATGTACAAGGGTGTGACTGCAGGGCAAGTCACTATTCCTAAGGGTAAGGCTGGGCTGCGTTCGACCAAAAAAGTTGGTGTCACACTAAATGTGAATTCAAAGGACTTGCCAAGTTCTGCCAATCTTGCAGGTGACTTAAAAAGTGGGTTGTTGGTGCTAAACAGCCATGCCAAGCTTAGTGGGAAAGTGGAATTGATGTTtataatgaaaaagaagaagtctgTCGAAATGAACTGCACCATGACTATCAATTTATCATCAAAGGAGATCCACTCTATGATTTGCGAGTGACCATAAAGCTGTTTATCttccttaattagtttttatttttcagattCATTGtagctggatttttttttaaaaaaatttttttggttgttcataacttcatattatatttttttagcaataaaTTTGTTAGAACTCAATTTACCTCGCTAGTGCACTCCCCCCACCCGCCCTCCACCTAACAGactaaaagaaagaatgaaatgctAAGAACAATATGTGTTCTTACTTACAAAATGGTTACCTACAAATATTACAACCTATTGACAAATGTAGTTGTCTTATAagaagacaaaataaaaaaataaaataaaaattatacaaaaatagaatacaaatcctttgtaccactttttgtgtaCCACTCCATGAGTACTACTCTTACTCATGGAGTGATACACAAAAAGTGACACAGAGAAtttgtatttcaaaaataagtccTAGATTATTTGATCAGAATATTTTACccgccatatatatatatatactagcctcatcacacgcgtTCCACACatgtgatgaggcttttttttttttttttttagtttgatgcCTTAATCTTTCagtttgaatttatctattattaGTGAGGTTATATGGGAAGGGATTTTTAAGAAgctaaaatttaacattttgaaaattagTAAACTGCTTGGTTTAGTgtatgctaatttttaggaaaaaagtttctttggtaattgtaaggttgaatttattcaaccatctaattggctttattccgtgccaaatttgcttgtaattcagcatttagtaaccctatatttaggtgggtttgttgtaagggtagtgagtgagatagagtgaagattgctcaagagtgtgcaagaaaacagagactcgcgactgggactcgcgggtgactcgcggctgcaagccgccagaagcaacacacgtgccaagcatgctggaagatgaacagtcatgctagctggagcactacaggacaaaacaggacaactggccatacggttaactcgcgactggatctcgcgacttagtcaagccgcgaggtcaagccgcgagccacccctgttttgtaaaacctgacgtttcacattcctctcccactccagtataaataccccttttacctacgattgaaagagagcttccagagagaattttgagagagaaaccctaaagaaaaaccagattacttcacccacaatctctaccttagagtctcttcaaattcctcaactctcttcctctccattgtcaaatccttgagaggcattataccaaacctggttctcaccatcatcatcactgtgagacagtcgtttggatttctgggaagcagttaggaaggaaccaatcttcattggttgttgctatggtctagtagcggaatccgggaagctagaaaagaaaaaggttcggcgcaacctcgttggagcaagaagcttggagggcttaggtgcactgggtagattaggcttggagggtctattgctgtccttgtatcccaactgtattttctagtggattgtttactgcttggagggcggcggagaagttttacgccgagggcttcggtttcctcttcaataacacatcgcgtgttgtctttgtgtttgcatcttccttcctctctatctttgcctttatattatctgctgtggattttattctgttttggcttagatagtttttaaccaatttcatattatagcatatgttaagtttccgcacactagttgtttgacatattgcttgaattggttaagttgtattttgggggtctaaacgttcaaaggtgtttatacacatatttgaactttcagtagttttttgtttttgaattttgttgaattacaattttaaccctttttttttaggaataaagGTTATCTAATTATAAGTAtttgtgaggtgtggggggtaaggaccagagttcaagtctctaagatataacttcacacacatatacacttaaattaagttataatagaatttttatctattataaaaataaataaaaaatcaaattagattggagcattttttacattttttgaaatcataactaactttctaaatacacttaatatatatatatatatatatatataatattaaaattgttatcaactaaataaaaaattgcaaattagcATAACAATGGTTATGATTGGTGTTGTTTGAACAACATGTTGAATAAACGGCTACATTACTATTTTGTGTTTGGTGAgtgttggaaaaaaataaaagcaaccGGATGTTTTATCATTTGAGAGAAGAAAGTCCTTAAAATGCAGAGAATATTTAGTATTTGGACATTGCATGAAGTGTTCTAACTATAAAATCCCTTGTCAACATTTTTGTCCTAAAAGCTTAGAGATGAAATCTCCCATGCACACCATCAATGACACATAGTTTGCATAATTTTTAGgacaaaatttgtaatatctttaaCATCTCTCAAAActtaattataaattgaaaCTGGCAGTAACTCTAATGGGTATCaaatcaataatataataaaaaaattaaattcttaattacgttttttcttttatatttaaaatttgacacacTTGTTTATGAAGTCTACATAGTAAAATACTATATAATATCTTTAACATCGCTTTATTGATAAGAAAGAATTCAAATGTCATCCTAACCGACTATGGGCACCACCATTGATCAATTCATCTCTACAACCGCAGGCAACTAAGTAGAATAATTAGTAGAAACAGCTTGAAAGAATGATGGCACTagcccttttttcttttttctttttctattttttttttttttttttttttttttttttgaggaaccaGTGATGGCACTAGCTAGTTGTTGGATTTCGACCCAATTGAATGGCTCCAAATGATCCAAGGCATCCTTTGACCCGTTGTAGGCTTCTATCTGTGGCATACGGAATTTTGGCCGAAGGGGGAACGAAGTGACAAGTGTAGTAAAGGGTGAATTCGTCTAGTGGACCAACTCGTTGAGGTCATTTGACACTCGTCCCCTGAAGGCATTCATCATGAAGTCCATCCGTcccttcatcatctgcatctttCCAACCATGTATGGCGATGCCATATCTGCGATGGATGGACGGCTGGTATCTTGTCGCTCTTGTCTACTCAGGGTGTTGCTATCTTCTGGTCCTTCTTGGTCCCTTCTTTCAACGCTAGTACCCTCTTGCTCCTCCCCATGATTGTTGGGTCCCGCATTCCTTCGGCGTAGTTATTCCTATAGGTCATGGTTTTGCTTAGTAAGACATTCTATAGCCACGACGAGAGTCTGTACTTGTCTTTCAAGGGCAGCAGTGCGTGGTTCATCTCTGTTATTGTTGTTGGTTGCCATCAAGCGAATACCATAAAGCTATTTGTCTGGGAAGTGGTAATATGGCTTGTTTTCTcattctccccacagacggtgccaactGATGATGTCAAAAATCATCAGTGAGCTACACAATCCTTACGAGCTCTAAACAGAACTTGCGAAACAGAAATAAAGAAGACCTTGCAGAGAGTACCGGTCAAATTCCCTccaaaggttaagttagagagaATTTCTACAACTTTAGAGTGTCAGAGCTAGAAAAATTacgcgtaccttgatttgtgagggttttcgggtttttatagtagtatagAGCCGATCTTAATTTCTTGGTAGAGAGAGTAtttccttgtagggaagatCTTCATTAATATTCGCAATTTACAAGATTATTTCCTTACAGAGATTCCTATAATTATGGTGGGGCATGAAGCACAAGACATTTCCATACCAAAATCATTGGAGACAACCCATGCCACATGGGTGCCATGTAGATGCCATAAGGGTGACACGTGGCTTTAACAGACCGTCTCCTTTTTATCCGTTCACTTAAAAGTGTCTATCCATCTCCTTATCTTTCCGTCCGGGTCGCGGATTCGTCTACCAATTTTGTTAGACCAACTAAATCGTCTCTTTCGGTCACCTCGTCTTTAAAGTCTAACTCCGTTAGTTCAATCCTTCTACCCTGGGATTTAGCCCTATCAATTctctttttgtgtgtggaaaagAAGTCTAGTCCTTCTTGATTTTGGATATACTAGCCGACTCAAGTCTCCTATATAAGCATAGTGCTACTAcagaaaattagagagaaagagatgagaggaTGTGAGAAAAAGAGGCCTCCTCTTGGTTTGGTTATTTGATATTTGTAGGTTGCAATTTGGAATAGTGAGAGAGGTTTGTTGCCATATGGTTTTggttctgcaatttggtgattTGCTCTCTCTTGGTGCGTTGCAacttttggatttaatttgtgACTCTCTCTTTGGTTTGTGCGCAATTCGTATTTAGTATTTGGTATTTGATATTCGTATTTAGTATTTGTGAACCTATGGTTTtgtatttgtgagagagagttatttgggtgtatttgagatttgggtttgtgagagTGCTTCTATACCAATTTGTATTATCCCAAATTTgttatagtgaaatttgttcGACGTCACCCATAGATGTAGGTTATTGTCGAACCACgtaatttttggtgttttgtgtttattttcttttgcattaATTTTCTTCGTTCCTATTGTTAGTTTGAAAATCTTTCactgtttaaaatattttcacaattaatcTTGATAATTTGAGCTTCCGCTATTTTACAACAACTCTTCGTCGCTTCTGGGTTGCTTAGCTGCTGGTGAGAAAGGGAACACCTGCTAGTTCGTTTTCTCAaccattttcttctttgggAATAGTGAATGGAGAAGTTTTCACTTGTTTATTGATGCTAATTCTTCTCTGAAAAAGGAGTTTAGGATGCTAGGATTTGTTTGTGGAAATGAAAGCAGAgtagtgtgagtttggatagcaTTAAATGCACATTTCAATGCGTTTGGCTTTTTTTAGGGTCTCACGGCATTGTTCATAGGACCACcaaatttaacaaaatgcacatatttatgcattttttggtcctacagcactattcacactttaaaaattattttatataatatcaataataaattttcaatttctaacaAATAAACAGTATTTATTCAAATAGAAGTTAGTGTGAATTAATAATGTAGCTAACAACCGCGTCTTAGGGTGGTTGAATAGTGACGTCTTGAAGAAGGTCCCTCGTTTTTGAAagaatcaatattttatttaaaggaAATGCTGCTATGTGTCCTTTTGCTTACGGTAACGGACTTTTTAAGGttcttttaagagtattttAATAAGCTTCTAGAGGAAAACGTAGACTTTTGTGTCGTTTATCTCTTTCTTCTGTggtaacattattttttttttagagtaaatCAGTGAATATTAGAGATGAACCAGCAAAACATGTCAAAAGGGACTACAATAAACTAGAGATGAACCCCTCAGAACAACTTTAACCAAGACAGACCCAAGCTAGATACCAAAAAATAGCACAATCAATCTAGATACCAAAAAATAGCACAATCAATCAGTGATTTAAAGCACAATCTTTCGGT
This DNA window, taken from Quercus robur chromosome 2, dhQueRobu3.1, whole genome shotgun sequence, encodes the following:
- the LOC126713425 gene encoding late embryogenesis abundant protein At1g64065-like, producing MAQKTNQQVNPLGPESKEPRSDEESGSKTSAEELKRKKRIKLAIYIAAFAVFQTIVILVFALIVMRVKTPKVRLGNDVTFHNVTTGNSTSPSFDINFTTQLRVKNANFGPYKYDSTIATFMYKGVTAGQVTIPKGKAGLRSTKKVGVTLNVNSKDLPSSANLAGDLKSGLLVLNSHAKLSGKVELMFIMKKKKSVEMNCTMTINLSSKEIHSMICE